The proteins below come from a single Procambarus clarkii isolate CNS0578487 chromosome 54, FALCON_Pclarkii_2.0, whole genome shotgun sequence genomic window:
- the LOC138352607 gene encoding uncharacterized protein isoform X2 → MTNSSWLILWTTLVVSQVLVVAQVVNPASPYGSQTRGPGGAGSASSQGSSGQHGSGSVVRGGLGSGPVLGAGIGLGSSQGVGINLGQGIGSGPAGSSGQGIGGSGDRPGQVSSGPLASSSSSGPAPYAGARYGSPQVSRVDAVFNPTVTQLFTIDRFVTLTDQAFQSVAVTLTSLTVQTVSTGTRAVVQTPVDDRVALQTTVVVRPSTLTVTYVQSDLT, encoded by the exons ATGACCAATAGTTCCTGGCTAATATTGTGGACAACCCTGGTAGTCTCCCAGGTGCTTGTCGTTGCCCAAGTTGTTAAC CCTGCCTCTCCTTATGGCAGTCAgaccagaggaccaggaggtgcggGTAGTGCCAGCTCTCAGGGGTCATCAGGTCAACATGGCAGCGGTTCAGTAGTACGTGGCGGCCTGGGCAGCGGTCCAGTTCTGGGTGCTGGAATAGGACTTGGCAGCAGTCAAGGAGTAGGTATTAACCTTGGCCAAGGAATCGGCAGCGGCCCAGCTGGCAGTTCTGGTCAAGGAATTGGCGGGAGTGGTGACAGGCCTGGACAGGTTAGCAGTGGACCTCTCGCTTCCTCTAGCAGTAGCGGTCCGGCTCCTTACGCTGGAGCTAGGTATGGCAGTCCACAAGTGAGCAGAGTTGACGCAGTATTTAACCCCACTGTCACCCAGCTCTTCACCATCGACCGCTTCGTCACCCTCACTGATCAGGCTTTCCAGAGTGTGGCTGTCACcctcacttcactcaccgttcagACTGTCAGCACTGGAACACGCGCG GTGGTACAGACGCCGGTGGATGACCGTGTCGCCCTCCAGACAACGGTAGTTGTCAGACCTTCAACATTAACGGTCACGTACGTGCAGTCAGACTTAACATAA
- the LOC138352607 gene encoding uncharacterized protein isoform X1, with protein sequence MTNSSWLILWTTLVVSQVLVVAQVVNPASPYGSQTRGPGGAGSASSQGSSGQHGSGSVVRGGLGSGPVLGAGIGLGSSQGVGINLGQGIGSGPAGSSGQGIGGSGDRPGQVSSGPLASSSSSGPAPYAGARYGSPQVSRVDAVFNPTVTQLFTIDRFVTLTDQAFQSVAVTLTSLTVQTVSTGTRAVRTWLSYTTTLVRTNINTKSTVFTDYRTVTDTVLVPGARYGYRQL encoded by the exons ATGACCAATAGTTCCTGGCTAATATTGTGGACAACCCTGGTAGTCTCCCAGGTGCTTGTCGTTGCCCAAGTTGTTAAC CCTGCCTCTCCTTATGGCAGTCAgaccagaggaccaggaggtgcggGTAGTGCCAGCTCTCAGGGGTCATCAGGTCAACATGGCAGCGGTTCAGTAGTACGTGGCGGCCTGGGCAGCGGTCCAGTTCTGGGTGCTGGAATAGGACTTGGCAGCAGTCAAGGAGTAGGTATTAACCTTGGCCAAGGAATCGGCAGCGGCCCAGCTGGCAGTTCTGGTCAAGGAATTGGCGGGAGTGGTGACAGGCCTGGACAGGTTAGCAGTGGACCTCTCGCTTCCTCTAGCAGTAGCGGTCCGGCTCCTTACGCTGGAGCTAGGTATGGCAGTCCACAAGTGAGCAGAGTTGACGCAGTATTTAACCCCACTGTCACCCAGCTCTTCACCATCGACCGCTTCGTCACCCTCACTGATCAGGCTTTCCAGAGTGTGGCTGTCACcctcacttcactcaccgttcagACTGTCAGCACTGGAACACGCGCGGTGAGAACTTG GCTGTCGTACACGACAACGCTGGTGAGAACAAACATAAATACTAAGAGCACAGTATTCACGGACTACCGCACAGTCACAGACACGGTCCTCGTCCCCGGAGCTCGCTACGGTTATAGACAGCTTTAG